From the Solea senegalensis isolate Sse05_10M linkage group LG16, IFAPA_SoseM_1, whole genome shotgun sequence genome, one window contains:
- the atl1 gene encoding atlastin-1 isoform X1 produces MSKHRKDRDSWGEWSLGDKNVYDWSSEEEEPDGRARPIQVLLVKDDHTFELDEAALSRILLSEEVRDREVVAISVAGAFRKGKSFLMDFMLRYMYNHASDDWLGDADEPLTGFSWRGGSERETTGIQIWSEVFLVDKPDGRKVAVLLMDTQGTFDSQSTLRDSATVFALSTMISSMQVYNISQNVQEDDLQHLQLFTEYGRLAMEETFLKPFQSMIFLVRDWSFPYEFPYGQEGGMKFLEKRLKISENQHEELQNVRKHIHSCFTNISCFLMPHPGLKVATNPHFDGRIQEIDGEFINNLQVLVPWLLSPRNIDVKEINGSKITCRGLLEYFKAYIKIYQGEELPHPKSMLQATAEANNLAAVAAAKDLYNKKMEEVCGGDRPFLAPSELQARHGVIREEALQVFKGVKKMGGEEFSRRYLQQLEGEIDEVFVQYIKHNDSKNIFHAARTPATLFVVIFVMYVAAGITGFVGVDIIASLCNMILGLALITLCTWAYIRYSGEYRELGAVIDQVAGALWDQGSTNEALYKLYNVAANHRHLYHHAFPGPQVDEAAEEEDKKRD; encoded by the exons ATGTCGAAGCACCgcaaagacagagacagctgGGGTGAGT GGTCCCTCGGTGACAAAAATGTCTACGACTGgagctcagaggaggaggagcccgATGGACGAGCCCGGCCCATCCAGGTCCTGCTGGTCAAAGACGACCACACCTTCGAGCTGGACGAGGCCGCGTTGAGTCGCATCCTGTTGTCGGAGGAGGTCAGAGATCGCGAGGTGGTGGCCATCTCTGTGGCCGGGGCTTTCCGTAAGGGCAAGTCCTTCCTCATGGACTTTATGCTGCGATACATGTACAACCAC GCGTCCGACGATTGGCTCGGAGATGCCGACGAGCCTCTGACCGGCTTCTCCTGGCGTGGAGGTTCAGAAAGGGAAACCACCGGCATCCAGATCTGGAGCGAGGTCTTTCTGGTGGACAAACCAGACGGAAGAAAG GTCGCCGTTCTGCTAATGGACACACAAGGCACGTTTGACAGCCAGTCGACGCTGAGGGACTCAGCTACTGTGTTCGCGCTGAGCACCATGATAAGCTCCATGCAG GTTTATAACATCTCACAGAATGTTCAAGAAGATGACCTTCAGCATTTACAG ctttttacTGAGTATGGCCGACTGGCAATGGAGGAGACTTTCCTCAAGCCATTCCAG TCCATGATTTTCCTCGTTCGAGACTGGAGTTTCCCGTACGAGTTTCCCTACGGACAAGAAGGAGGCATGAAGTTCCTTGAGAAGCGGCTGAAG ATCTCGGAGAACCAGCACGAAGAGTTGCAGAACGTGCGGAAACACATCCACTCCTGCTTCACCAACATCTCCTGTTTCCTGATGCCTCACCCAGGCCTCAAAGTGGCCACTAACCCACACTTTGATGGAAGAATTCAAG AAATCGATGGCGAGTTCATCAACAACCTGCAGGTTCTGGTGCCGTGGCTCCTGAGTCCCCGTAACATCGACGTGAAGGAGATCAACGGCAGCAAAATCACGTGCAGAGGCCTGTTGGAATACTTTAAG GCTTATATCAAGATTTACCAAGGCGAGGAGCTGCCACATCCCAAATCCATGCTACAG GCCACAGCAGAGGCGAATAATTTGGCAGCAGTCGCAGCTGCAAAGGATCTGTACAAcaagaagatggaggag GTCTGCGGCGGCGATCGGCCCTTCCTGGCCCCCAGCGAGCTGCAGGCGCGGCACGGCGTCATCCGAGAGGAGGCGCTGCAGGTGTTCAAGGGCGTGAAGAAGATGGGAGGCGAGGAGTTCAGCCGCCGctacctgcagcagctggagggaGAGATCGACGAGGTCTTTGTCCAGTACATCAAGCACAATGACTCCAAGAACATTTTCCACGCGGCGCGCACGCCGGCCACGCTCTTCGTGGTCATCTTTGTCATGTACGTGGCCGCGGGCATCACAGGCTTTGTGGGCGTGGACATCATTGCCAGCTTGTGCAACATGATCCTGGGTCTGGCTCTGATCACTCTCTGCACCTGGGCCTACATCCGTTACTCCGGGGAATACCGAGAACTCGGCGCCGTCATCGACCAGGTGGCCGGTGCACTGTGGGACCAG GGGAGCACAAATGAG GCTCTCTATAAGCTGTACAATgtagcagccaatcacaggcacCTGTACCACCACGCTTTCCCCGGGCCACAGGTGGATGaggctgctgaggaggaggacaagaagaGGGACTGA
- the atl1 gene encoding atlastin-1 isoform X2 yields the protein MSKHRKDRDSWGSLGDKNVYDWSSEEEEPDGRARPIQVLLVKDDHTFELDEAALSRILLSEEVRDREVVAISVAGAFRKGKSFLMDFMLRYMYNHASDDWLGDADEPLTGFSWRGGSERETTGIQIWSEVFLVDKPDGRKVAVLLMDTQGTFDSQSTLRDSATVFALSTMISSMQVYNISQNVQEDDLQHLQLFTEYGRLAMEETFLKPFQSMIFLVRDWSFPYEFPYGQEGGMKFLEKRLKISENQHEELQNVRKHIHSCFTNISCFLMPHPGLKVATNPHFDGRIQEIDGEFINNLQVLVPWLLSPRNIDVKEINGSKITCRGLLEYFKAYIKIYQGEELPHPKSMLQATAEANNLAAVAAAKDLYNKKMEEVCGGDRPFLAPSELQARHGVIREEALQVFKGVKKMGGEEFSRRYLQQLEGEIDEVFVQYIKHNDSKNIFHAARTPATLFVVIFVMYVAAGITGFVGVDIIASLCNMILGLALITLCTWAYIRYSGEYRELGAVIDQVAGALWDQGSTNEALYKLYNVAANHRHLYHHAFPGPQVDEAAEEEDKKRD from the exons ATGTCGAAGCACCgcaaagacagagacagctgGG GGTCCCTCGGTGACAAAAATGTCTACGACTGgagctcagaggaggaggagcccgATGGACGAGCCCGGCCCATCCAGGTCCTGCTGGTCAAAGACGACCACACCTTCGAGCTGGACGAGGCCGCGTTGAGTCGCATCCTGTTGTCGGAGGAGGTCAGAGATCGCGAGGTGGTGGCCATCTCTGTGGCCGGGGCTTTCCGTAAGGGCAAGTCCTTCCTCATGGACTTTATGCTGCGATACATGTACAACCAC GCGTCCGACGATTGGCTCGGAGATGCCGACGAGCCTCTGACCGGCTTCTCCTGGCGTGGAGGTTCAGAAAGGGAAACCACCGGCATCCAGATCTGGAGCGAGGTCTTTCTGGTGGACAAACCAGACGGAAGAAAG GTCGCCGTTCTGCTAATGGACACACAAGGCACGTTTGACAGCCAGTCGACGCTGAGGGACTCAGCTACTGTGTTCGCGCTGAGCACCATGATAAGCTCCATGCAG GTTTATAACATCTCACAGAATGTTCAAGAAGATGACCTTCAGCATTTACAG ctttttacTGAGTATGGCCGACTGGCAATGGAGGAGACTTTCCTCAAGCCATTCCAG TCCATGATTTTCCTCGTTCGAGACTGGAGTTTCCCGTACGAGTTTCCCTACGGACAAGAAGGAGGCATGAAGTTCCTTGAGAAGCGGCTGAAG ATCTCGGAGAACCAGCACGAAGAGTTGCAGAACGTGCGGAAACACATCCACTCCTGCTTCACCAACATCTCCTGTTTCCTGATGCCTCACCCAGGCCTCAAAGTGGCCACTAACCCACACTTTGATGGAAGAATTCAAG AAATCGATGGCGAGTTCATCAACAACCTGCAGGTTCTGGTGCCGTGGCTCCTGAGTCCCCGTAACATCGACGTGAAGGAGATCAACGGCAGCAAAATCACGTGCAGAGGCCTGTTGGAATACTTTAAG GCTTATATCAAGATTTACCAAGGCGAGGAGCTGCCACATCCCAAATCCATGCTACAG GCCACAGCAGAGGCGAATAATTTGGCAGCAGTCGCAGCTGCAAAGGATCTGTACAAcaagaagatggaggag GTCTGCGGCGGCGATCGGCCCTTCCTGGCCCCCAGCGAGCTGCAGGCGCGGCACGGCGTCATCCGAGAGGAGGCGCTGCAGGTGTTCAAGGGCGTGAAGAAGATGGGAGGCGAGGAGTTCAGCCGCCGctacctgcagcagctggagggaGAGATCGACGAGGTCTTTGTCCAGTACATCAAGCACAATGACTCCAAGAACATTTTCCACGCGGCGCGCACGCCGGCCACGCTCTTCGTGGTCATCTTTGTCATGTACGTGGCCGCGGGCATCACAGGCTTTGTGGGCGTGGACATCATTGCCAGCTTGTGCAACATGATCCTGGGTCTGGCTCTGATCACTCTCTGCACCTGGGCCTACATCCGTTACTCCGGGGAATACCGAGAACTCGGCGCCGTCATCGACCAGGTGGCCGGTGCACTGTGGGACCAG GGGAGCACAAATGAG GCTCTCTATAAGCTGTACAATgtagcagccaatcacaggcacCTGTACCACCACGCTTTCCCCGGGCCACAGGTGGATGaggctgctgaggaggaggacaagaagaGGGACTGA